A region of Dehalococcoidia bacterium DNA encodes the following proteins:
- a CDS encoding CHAP domain-containing protein, which yields MRGQAALAFVSVVTMALATPAAAHATGPHRCECVEYVKRYFGLRGAAGNAGDMGPYLAAHGFRPTSKPVAGAVAIVQPGYYRHGEGRIYGHAGVISSAWREDAKHWSFRLRSANQTAPPGTALGCNNVSVKWFGPFADESRLVSYWLPPH from the coding sequence ATGCGGGGACAGGCAGCCCTGGCTTTTGTCTCGGTGGTGACGATGGCGCTCGCCACGCCGGCGGCCGCGCACGCCACCGGGCCGCATCGCTGCGAGTGCGTAGAGTATGTGAAGAGGTACTTTGGTTTGCGCGGCGCCGCCGGCAATGCTGGGGACATGGGACCATATTTGGCCGCGCACGGTTTCCGGCCTACCTCGAAGCCGGTGGCCGGAGCGGTGGCGATCGTGCAGCCGGGCTATTACCGGCACGGTGAGGGCCGGATCTACGGGCACGCGGGCGTGATCAGCTCCGCCTGGCGCGAGGACGCAAAGCACTGGTCGTTCCGCCTGCGCAGCGCCAACCAGACCGCGCCGCCGGGGACGGCGCTTGGCTGCAACAATGTATCCGTGAAGTGGTTCGGCCCCTTCGCGGACGAAAGCCGCCTCGTCAGCTACTGGTTGCCGCCGCACTGA
- a CDS encoding SRPBCC family protein has product MIRGERAIAIACPPAVVFDYLADMRNLREWNPRTRQVEKLSEGRPRAGTRFRSRHRNAGWVESELIACERPRRLLILARGRRLDLLAQFRLEPLSAGTALRIRLEARPHRLWRLLAPLIVPRFRRENTKLLQELKRVLEARSAPVAAAQCGGNQ; this is encoded by the coding sequence ATGATCCGGGGAGAGCGCGCGATTGCGATCGCCTGCCCGCCGGCGGTTGTCTTCGACTACCTGGCCGACATGCGCAACCTGCGCGAATGGAACCCGCGCACACGCCAGGTCGAGAAGCTGAGCGAGGGGCGGCCGCGCGCGGGCACCCGTTTCCGCTCCCGCCACCGCAACGCCGGCTGGGTGGAGTCCGAGTTGATCGCCTGCGAGCGGCCGCGTCGCCTGCTGATCCTGGCGCGGGGCCGGCGGCTGGATCTGCTCGCACAATTTCGGCTGGAGCCGTTGTCTGCCGGTACGGCGCTCCGCATTCGCCTCGAAGCGCGCCCGCACCGGCTCTGGCGGCTGCTTGCGCCGCTGATCGTGCCGCGCTTCCGGCGCGAGAACACGAAACTCCTGCAGGAGTTGAAACGCGTGCTCGAAGCCCGATCGGCGCCCGTGGCCGCGGCTCAGTGCGGCGGCAACCAGTAG